One genomic window of Halogeometricum sp. S3BR5-2 includes the following:
- a CDS encoding GNAT family N-acetyltransferase, with protein MSVNVEKRVDQPGSAEHAEQAWELKERIRRSEGVLKQRRGFFIDAYRRATTHLYFEDETLIGFASTRRDGYILFLAVAPEARGQGYGERLVAEVARDHRSVSCHARTTNEGALAFYKNIGFEVKREITSYYEDGGDAYYLRLGEKASIREKFSDLFRR; from the coding sequence GTGAGCGTCAACGTGGAGAAACGGGTGGATCAACCGGGGTCCGCGGAACACGCCGAACAGGCGTGGGAGCTGAAAGAGCGCATCCGGCGGTCCGAGGGCGTGCTGAAGCAGCGTCGCGGCTTCTTCATCGACGCCTACCGCCGCGCGACGACGCACCTGTACTTCGAGGACGAGACGCTCATCGGTTTCGCCTCGACGCGGCGCGACGGCTACATCCTCTTTCTCGCCGTCGCGCCCGAGGCGCGCGGGCAGGGCTACGGCGAACGACTCGTCGCCGAGGTGGCCCGCGACCACCGGTCGGTCTCCTGTCACGCCCGGACGACGAACGAGGGCGCGTTGGCGTTCTACAAGAACATCGGCTTCGAGGTCAAACGGGAGATAACGAGCTACTACGAGGACGGCGGCGACGCCTACTACCTCCGCCTCGGCGAGAAAGCGAGCATCCGCGAGAAGTTCTCGGACCTGTTCCGACGGTAG
- a CDS encoding sugar phosphate isomerase/epimerase family protein — protein MYIGVLTVPLGGESLPDALSYLDDIGVDGVELGVGGFPGDDHVDRRATLDDEEKQEELLDLVDEHDMQISALATHNNPLHPDEEQAEEADTELREAIELADALDVDTVTGFSGLPAGGPNDEVPNWITAPWPTEHADAHDYQWEVAVDYWSELAEFADDHGVNVGIEMHPNMLVYEPSGMMRLREATNERIGANFDPSHLYWQDIDVCHAIRFLGEKDAIHHFHAKDTKVYTWNSRLKGVLDTTDYTDESNRSWLFRSIGYGHGESHWKDVVSTLRMVGYEGALSIEHEDSLTSSNEGLEKAVDILDRAVFDTQPGEAYWAE, from the coding sequence ATGTACATCGGCGTACTCACGGTTCCGCTCGGCGGCGAATCGCTCCCCGACGCGCTCTCGTACCTCGACGACATCGGCGTCGACGGCGTCGAACTCGGCGTCGGCGGCTTCCCCGGCGACGACCACGTCGACCGGCGGGCGACCCTCGACGACGAGGAGAAACAGGAGGAACTGCTCGATTTGGTCGACGAACACGACATGCAGATTAGCGCGCTGGCGACGCATAACAACCCGCTGCACCCCGACGAAGAGCAGGCCGAGGAGGCCGACACGGAACTGCGCGAGGCCATCGAACTCGCGGACGCCCTCGACGTGGACACGGTCACCGGCTTCTCCGGCCTTCCCGCGGGCGGGCCGAACGACGAGGTGCCCAACTGGATCACCGCGCCGTGGCCGACGGAGCACGCCGACGCGCACGACTACCAGTGGGAGGTGGCCGTCGACTACTGGTCCGAACTGGCCGAGTTCGCCGACGACCACGGCGTGAACGTCGGCATCGAGATGCACCCGAACATGCTCGTCTACGAGCCCTCGGGCATGATGCGACTGCGGGAGGCGACCAACGAGCGCATCGGCGCGAACTTCGACCCCTCGCACCTCTACTGGCAGGACATCGACGTCTGCCACGCCATCCGCTTCCTCGGCGAGAAGGACGCCATCCACCACTTCCACGCGAAGGACACGAAGGTGTACACGTGGAACTCGAGATTGAAAGGCGTCCTCGACACCACCGACTACACCGACGAGTCGAACCGTTCGTGGCTGTTCCGCTCCATCGGCTACGGCCACGGCGAGAGCCACTGGAAGGACGTGGTGTCGACGCTCCGAATGGTGGGCTACGAGGGGGCGCTCTCCATCGAACACGAGGACTCGCTGACCTCCTCGAACGAGGGACTGGAGAAGGCCGTCGACATCCTCGACCGCGCCGTGTTCGACACGCAACCGGGCGAGGCCTACTGGGCGGAGTGA
- a CDS encoding Gfo/Idh/MocA family protein, producing the protein MALDIGILGYRFMGKAHSNALARLPMFFPDAPEINRHTLVGRDEEALADAADELGFEHTSTEWESVIDEVDAFYNLGPNHVHAEPSIAALEAGTPVFCEKPLAPTLETAEEMRDAAADAGVPAGNAFNYRFVPAIRYAKGLIDDGELGEIREINGRYLQDWLVDPEAPWSWRNSKELAGSGALGDLGAHTVDLARFLVGERAGEIDRVSGHLRTFVDERPVEGEDETRAVTVDDAYTAQVEYENGAMGTFEASRVADGHKNDHTIRVHGTEGSLKFSLERLNELEYKRGDGRGYETILVTDGDDPYLDHWWPPGHVLGWEHTFVHENYEFLSAVRDGEEFHPSFGDGYEVQRVLDAVERSDESGEWVEP; encoded by the coding sequence ATGGCGCTCGACATCGGAATCCTCGGCTACCGGTTCATGGGTAAAGCCCACTCGAACGCATTGGCGCGACTGCCGATGTTCTTCCCCGACGCACCGGAGATAAATCGACACACCCTCGTCGGCCGCGACGAGGAGGCACTCGCCGACGCCGCCGACGAACTCGGCTTCGAGCACACCTCGACCGAGTGGGAGTCGGTGATAGACGAGGTGGACGCCTTCTACAACCTCGGCCCCAACCACGTCCACGCCGAACCCTCCATCGCGGCGCTGGAGGCCGGCACGCCCGTCTTCTGCGAGAAACCGCTCGCGCCCACCCTCGAAACTGCGGAGGAGATGCGCGACGCCGCCGCCGACGCCGGCGTCCCCGCGGGCAACGCGTTCAACTACCGCTTCGTCCCCGCGATTCGGTACGCGAAAGGACTCATCGACGACGGCGAACTCGGCGAGATTCGGGAGATAAACGGACGCTACCTACAGGACTGGCTCGTCGACCCCGAGGCGCCGTGGTCGTGGCGCAACTCGAAGGAACTGGCCGGGAGCGGCGCCCTCGGTGACCTGGGCGCGCACACGGTCGACCTCGCGCGCTTCCTCGTCGGCGAGCGTGCGGGCGAGATAGACCGCGTCTCCGGCCACCTCCGGACGTTCGTCGACGAGCGACCGGTCGAGGGCGAAGACGAGACCAGAGCGGTGACCGTCGACGACGCCTACACGGCGCAGGTGGAGTACGAGAACGGCGCGATGGGCACGTTCGAGGCCTCTCGGGTGGCCGACGGCCACAAGAACGACCACACGATTCGGGTCCACGGGACGGAGGGGAGCCTGAAGTTCTCCTTGGAGCGACTGAACGAACTGGAGTACAAGCGCGGCGACGGACGGGGGTACGAGACGATTCTCGTCACGGACGGCGACGACCCGTACCTCGACCACTGGTGGCCGCCGGGGCACGTCCTCGGCTGGGAGCACACGTTCGTCCACGAGAACTACGAGTTCCTCTCGGCGGTGCGCGACGGCGAGGAGTTCCACCCGTCCTTCGGGGACGGCTACGAGGTCCAGCGGGTTCTCGACGCCGTCGAGCGCTCCGACGAGAGCGGCGAGTGGGTCGAGCCCTGA
- a CDS encoding GYD domain-containing protein — MPTYIAHVDVDEMEYQNPQEFASIWGSIREDVEQAGGELLDTHAVLGPYDFDVRFRVDGDDEAFEVTQLIERHGLDTETYQALPVDRLGEIVDDV, encoded by the coding sequence ATGCCGACGTATATCGCGCACGTCGACGTCGACGAGATGGAGTACCAGAACCCGCAGGAGTTCGCGTCCATCTGGGGCTCGATCCGCGAAGACGTCGAACAGGCCGGCGGCGAACTCCTCGACACGCACGCCGTCCTCGGCCCGTACGACTTCGACGTTCGCTTCCGCGTCGACGGCGACGACGAGGCGTTCGAGGTGACGCAACTCATCGAGCGTCACGGCCTCGACACCGAGACGTACCAGGCGCTCCCGGTCGACCGTCTCGGCGAAATCGTCGACGACGTGTAG